A region of the Cyanobium usitatum str. Tous genome:
GCGCCGTGGTTGCGGTAGTGAAAGATGCTGATGTTCCAGTTGGCGTGTAGGGCGTTTACGAACGCCATCAGGGCGCCTGGTTTTTCGGGAAACTCGAAGCGATAGAGCAGCTCTTCGCCCTGCTCAAGAGCCGGCCCGGCGCTGGCGGGCAGGCGGCCGCCCACCATGTGGCGCAGGTGCAGCTTGGCCAGCTCGTTGTTGGAGAGGTCGAGACAGGGGAAGCCGGCGTTTTGCACGTCGTTGATCAGTTGCTGCTCGTCGGCCGTGCCACTGGTCTGCACCCCCACAAAAATGTGAGCAACCCTGGGATCGGCCAGCCGGTAGCTGAACTCGCTGAGGCTGCGCTGGCCCAGCACGCCACAGAAGCGCCGCAGGCTGCCGGTCTGCTCGGGGATCTCCACCGCCAGCATCGCTTCGCGGTCTTCGCCGATCTCAGTGCGCTCGGCCACGAAGCGCAGCCGATCGAAGTTCATGTTGGCGCCGCAGGCCACCGCCACCAAGGTTTGGCCGTGCAAGCCCTGTTGCACCACATCGCGCTTCATGCCGGCTATGGCCAGGGCTCCGGCTGGCTCCAGGATCGAGCGGGTGTCTTCGAACACGTCCTTGATGGCTGCGCAGATGGCGTCGGTGTCGACTGTCACCATGCGATCCACCGTTTGCTGCGCCAATTCAAAAGTGAGCTCACCGACGCGGCGCACCGCCACGCCATCGGCGAAAAGGCCCACTTGCTCAAGCTGCACCCGCTCCCCGGCGGCTAGGGAGCGGGTCATGGCATCAGCGTCCACCGGCTCAACGCCAACGATCTGCACCTGGGGCCACAGGGTTTTGACGTAGGCGCCGATGCCGGCGATTAAGCCACCACCACCTACGGCCACGTAAATAACGTCAGGCGGCGAGGAGCACTGGCGCAGGATCTCCAATCCGATCGTGCCTTGACCGGCGATCACATCGGGATCGTCAAAGGGATGGATGAAGCTGAGCCCCCGCTCAAGGCCCAGGCGCGTGGCTTCCGTGCAGGCGGCGTCGTAGTTGTCGCCGTGCAGCACCACCTCAGCGCCCCGGGCTGCCACCGCTTTCACCTTCATCTCCGGTGTGGTGACAGGCATCACAATCACGGCCCTGCAGCCCAACTTCTGGGCGGCTAGCGCCACTCCCTGGGCATGGTTGCCGGCGCTGGCGGCGATCACGCCCCGCTCCAGCTCGGCAGGCGAGAGGCCCGCCATTTTGTTGTAGGCGCCGCGCAGCTTGAAGCTGAACACGGGCTGCAGATCCTCACGCTTCAGCAGCACCCGGTTGTGCAGGCGCGCCGAGAGATTCGGCGCCGGATCCAGTGGCGACTCAATGGCCACGTCGTAGACCCGCGCCCGCAGGATCCGTTGCAGATAGCTCTCAGGGGCCTCGCTCATCGCACCAGTGTCGCAATTCGCACCCCTGGGCGGAAGCCAAGGCCTAGATTGCACCCCACCTCCAGGGTTGTGCATGCATCTCAGCGAGCTGAGTCACCCGAATCAGCTGCACGGCCTGAGCACGGCAGAGCTTGAAGCCATTGCCCGCCAGATTCGTGAGCGCCATCTGGAGGTGGTGAGCACTATCGGCGGTCACCTGGGTCCCGGGCTGGGAGTGGTGGAGCTCACCCTCGCCCTCTATCAAACCCTCGATCTCGACCACGACAAAGTGGTGTGGGATGTGGGTCATCAGGCCTACCCCCACAAATTGATAACTGGCCGCTACAAGGATTTCGACAGCCTGCGCCAGAAGAACGGGGTAGCCGGCTACCTCAAGCGCAGCGAGAGCCGCTTTGACCATTTCGGTGCCGGTCACGCCAGTACCTCGATTTCTGCGGCCCTAGGCATGGCCCTAGCCCGCGATCGCCGCGGCGAAGACTTCAAATGTGTGGCGGTGATTGGCGATGGCGCCCTCACCGGTGGCATGGCGTTAGAGGCGATCAACCACGCCGGCCACCTGCCGAAGACCAAGCTGGTGGTGGTGCTGAACGACAACGACATGTCGATCAGCCCGCCGGTGGGGGCCCTTTCCACCTACCTCAACCGCATGCGGCTGAGCCCACCCTTGCAATTTCTGCAGGGCAATGCCGAGGAGGCGATCAAGCACCTGCCCTTCCTGCACGGCGAGCTGCCCAACGAGCTCAAGACTCTTAAAGAGAGCATGAAGCGTTTGGCGGTGCCCAAGGTGGGTGCGGTGTTTGAGGAACTGGGCTTCACCTACATCGGCCCAATCGATGGCCATGACATCGCCGGCATGGTGCGCACCTTTGAGCAGGCCCACCGCACCGAGGGGCCTGTGCTGGTGCATGTGGCCACCACCAAGGGCAAGGGCTACGCCTACGCCGAGGCCGATCAGGTGGGCTACCACGCCCAGAGCGCCTTTGATCTGGCCACTGGCAAGGCCTATCCCTCCAGTAAGCCCAAGCCACCCAGCTACAGCAAGGTGTTTGGCCAAACGCTGGTGAAGCTCTGCGAACAGGACCCCACCGTGGTGGGTATTACCGCTGCCATGGCCACCGGCACCGGCCTGGATCTGCTGGAGAAGGCTTTTCCGGCCCAGTATTTCGATGTGGGCATCGCCGAGCAGCACGCCGTGACCATGGCGGCTGGCATGGCCTGCGAAGGCCTCAAGCCGGTGGTAGCGATCTACAGCACCTTTCTGCAGCGCGCCTTCGACCAGCTGATTCACGACGTGGGCATTCAGAATCTGCCCGTCACCTTCGTGCTCGACCGGGCCGGCATCGTGGGTGCCGACGGCCCCACCCACCAGGGCCAATACGACATCAGCTACTTACGCGCTGTCCCCAATTTCACGGTGATGGCTCCCAAGGATGAGGCTGAGCTGCAGCGCATGCTCGTGACCTCGATTCACCACAGCGGCCCCTGCGCCCTGCGCATTCCCCGCGGCGAAGGCGAGGGGGTGCCCCTTGCAGAGGAGGGCTTTGAACCCCTGGAGATCGGCCGGGGCGAGCTACTCACCGACGGCGACGACCTGCTGATCGTGGCCTATGGCGCCATGGTGGCCCCGGCGATGGCTACGGCCGGACTACTGCAGGAAAAGGGCATTCGCGCGGCCGTGATCAACGCCCGCTTCCTGCGGCCCCTAGATGAGGCCCTGATCCTGCCGCTGGCCCAGCGCATCGGCAAGGTGGTGACCATGGAGGAGGGCGCTCTCGCTGGTGGCTTCGGTGCCGCCGTGGTGGAAACCCTCAGCGACCACGACGTGCTGGTGCCGGTGTTGCGCATTGGCATTCCGGACCAGTTGGTCGACCATGCCAGCCCGGAGCAGAGCAAGCAGAGCCTCGGCCTAACCCCGCCCCAGATGGCGGAGCGGATCATCACCCGTTTTGGTGCTCCCCTTCAGAGCAGCCTCCCTGCTCCGGCTGCGCCTGTTGCTGTTTGAACCGGAGCCCTACGACTGCGAGGTGCTTGTGGTGGGTGCTGGCCCTTCGGGTGCTGAGCTAGCCCGCCTACTTGCCCAGGCTGGGGTTGATGTGCTGCTGGTTGATCGGCTTAGGCATTTGGGCCAGGCGGCTTTCAGTAGTGCGGCCCTGCCGCTTGAGACCCTGGATCGTTTTGGCATACCCGCTCAGGTGGTGGCGGCGCGCTGGAGTGGCTGGCAGCTGGTGGGTCCAGGCGAGCAGCGGCGGCTGTGGAGCGCAGGCCAACCCCTTGGCGCCGTGCTCGATTTTGGCGCCCTGCGCCAGTGGCTAGCTGACCAGGCCCAGTCCTGGGGCGCCCGCCTGCAGCTCGGCGTCACGGCCCTTGGCTGGCATCAAGATGGCGCTGGCGTTTGCACCGTGGTGCGCGATGGCGCTGCTGGTCGCCGCCTGCTGCGCAGCCGCTGGCTGGTGGATGCCAGCGGCGAGGGCCGCGCCCTGATTGGCGAGCAGGCATCGCTGGCCGATCCGCTGGTGGCCGGCCTGGGGGTGGAGTGGTTGCTGCAGGTGGATCCCGAGCAGCAGCGGCCCTGGGCAGACCGGCTCAGCTTTTTCCTTGGCAGCGACTGGGTGCGGCAGGGTTACGGCTGGGTATTTCCGATGGCACAAGGCCAGCTCAAGGTGGGGGTGTGCCGCTTGGTCGATCCCAGCCGTGCCCAGCCTGCGCTGGCTCTGGAGCTGGGCGCCCTGCTGCGGCGCTGCGGCCTAGGCCAAGCCGAGGTGCTCGATCGCCATGGGGGGCGCATTCGCAGCACGCTGCGGCGCCAGGACCCCCACCGGCTGGGCCGGCTTATCGGCCTAGGTGACGCGGTGAGCACGGCCAACCTGCTGGGTGGTGAGGGCATCCGCCACGCCCTGACCAGTGCCCGGGTGCTGGCACCCCTGCTGCTGAAGGCCCTGGCCAAGCCGGCTGACTCTGCGGGCCTAGATCGATACCCGAGCCTGTTGAGGCGGGAGCTGGGCTGGCGCTGGAGCCTGAGTGGCCGCCTAGCTAGGCGCACCTGGCTAGGCCTGGCTGATGCCGGGGCCGATGCTCGCCTGGAGCGCCTGCTGGCTGGCTTGCAAACCCGGCGGGCGGAGGATCTCTCCGCCCTGTTGTTTGACTACCGCTTTGAGCGCTATGGGCTTAAGGCGCTGCCCTACTTGCTGGGTTGGCGCTGAGCCCTGAGGGTGGAACCCAGGCTCTTAAACCACGCCGCGGGAGGCCAGGCCAAGGATGGCGCCCATGCCGAGGATATGGCCGAGGCTCAAGGTGCCGAGCATGGCTCCGTGGCTGAAGCCGCCAAATAGGCCGGCGCTTGGCAGCTTCAGACCAACGTTTTGATGTTGGATCGTGGCCTTGCCTACGGCGATGGCAATCACGTTGCAGACAATCATCACCAACGCCACTTTGGGTGACCAGCTGATGGTGGCGGGAGCAAGGGCAAGGAGGGGAGCGATCATGGAGCAGGTGCCAACGCCCCATCTTCCGGGCAGCACCGCCCCTGGATCACCCGGCTTAAGACTTGTTCATTGCCTGCTGCCGTAGCCGGGTGCCAGGAGCCAGAGCATCAGGATCGGGGCGGTTGGGCCGTGATCACGGCGCCGATGCCGCTGAAGCCAAGCACCACCAGCAGGTTGGAGATCGTGAGCAGCGATTCAGCTCCCCCATGCAGGGGATCCACATTGGCCAGCAGCTCGCCGTAGCGCAGCTGGGCCACGATGGCGGCGGCAATGGTGACGGCCACAAACACCAGGGTGAATTGGAAACCCCGCAGGGCCAGCTTGGGGAACCCCTCAATCCGCCCTGCCCACCAAAGGAAGGCCAGATAGGGGAGTAGCGACAGCACAAACAAAGGCGTGGGGTCGATGCCGGCAAGCCAGCCGAGGGGACCGCTCATGGCGCCGCCTGCCGCTGCTGACGCAGCAGGTTCCAGGCTGCTAGGGCCAGGGCGGCGTTGCCAATGGTGGTTAGGCCCGCCTGAAACACCACCAGGCCCTGCAGCTTTGGGCTGTTGTCAAATAAATGCCAGGTGCAGGCCGCCATGGCGCTCACCAGGGCTGGCAACATGGCCAGGCTCAACCAACGCCAACCGCCCTCCCGGCGCACTACACCCAGGCGCTGCACAGCCACCATCGCTACCACCCACTCGAGCACCGAGGTGACGTGAATCCACCAGGTGGGTAGGGAGAGGGCATGCATTCCTTGATCTTGCCAGGGTGAGAAGCTGTGCGTTTGATAACTGGTTTGGGTGCGCGTGATCAGGGCGGCGAAGACGGATCAGTCAGCCCAGCGGCTGTTGCTTTGCGGCTACTACGGCGAGCACAACCTGGGCGATGACGCTCTGCTGGAGGTGTTGCTGGCCCAGATGCCTGCGGGTTATCAGGCCACGGTTACGGCCCACGACGGTGCCCTGGTGCGGCAGCGCTTCGGGGTTGATACGGTGCCGCGCCGCAGCCTGCCCCTGGTGCTCAAGGCGCTGCGGCGCTGCCGGGCCCTGGTGCTTGGTGGCGGCAGCCTGCTGCAGGATTCCACCAGTTTCAAGAGCCTGCTTTATTACGCCGCCCTGATTGGGGCAGCCCGCTTGCAGGACAAGCCTGTGCTGCTTTGGGGCCAGGGGCTAGGGCCCCTGCAGCGGCGGCGCAGCCGCTTGCTTGTAGGCCGCCTGCTGCGCTTGGCAACGGCTGTGAGCTGGCGCGATCCGGAGTCGGCGGCTCTGGCCAGGAGCCTGGGGCGTGAGGGACCGGTGGGCAGCGATCCCGTCTGGGCCCTAGCGCCCCAGCAATGGCGAGGTAGGGGAGGCCCCCTGGTGCTTTGCTTTCGCCCCACCCGCCAGTTGCAGGGCTCAGCGTGGAGGCCCTATTTGGCAGCTCTAGATCAGTTGGCGGCCAGCCACGATCGGGAGGTGATCTGGCTGCCTTTTCACGCCAACCAGGACCGGGGCCTACTGGAGCAGCTGCGCAGCGAGCAGCTGCTGCCGCCAGGGCTGGCAGCCCGCAGTCGGGAGGTGCTGGCTGAACGGCCCCAGGAGGCGATGGCCATATGCAGCGGCGCTGGCTTAGTGGTGGCGATGCGGCTGCACGGCTTGATCCTGGCGGCCCTCTCCGGTGCTCCCTGCGCCGCCCTCAGCTACGACCCCAAGGTGGCTGCCGCCGCCGCCAACCTGGGCTGCCCCTGTCAGAGCCTGGACGCGGCGCCATCGCCAGCAGTGCTGGCCAGCTGGGATGGGGCGCTCGACACACCGCCGCCCGCTTCCCGGTTGCTGGAGCTGCGTCAGCAGAGCGAAGTACACCAGCAAGTATTTGCATGTCTGGAGCCACGGGCTTGTTTATGACCTCTCGCTGCGTTAGCGCCTGATCAGCTGGCCTGAAACTGCTGCAAGGCGCTGAGCACTTCGGCGCTGTGGCCGCTAGGACGCACCGCTACCCAAGTGGAGCGCAATATGCCTGAGGGGTCGATCAGGAAGGTGTGCCGCTGGGAGAAAGGTGCGATCCAGCTGCCGTAGGCGCGGCTCACAGTGCCAGCTGGATCTGACAGCAAGGGAAAGGCCAGCCCTTCGCTGCTGCAGAAATCGGCGTGGGATTCGGCGTCATCGGCGCTCACCCCCACCACGGCCGCATTGGCGGCACTGAAGCTGGCCAGGTCTTTTTGAAAACCCCGGGCTTCGATGGTGCAGCCGCCGGTGAAATCCCGGGGATAGAAGTAGAGCACCAACCATCTGCCCTGGAAGTCGGCCAAATTCAACCGGGTTGGCACTGCTTCACCACCGGCTGCTGGCGCAATGCCGGCTAGGTCGAAGCCAGGGGCGGATTGGTTGAGAGTGGGCAGGGTGCCGCCCAAAGCAAAAGCCTGCCGGCTGAATGCCAACAGGCTTGAAGCACCCGCTGTTGCGGGCAGAAGAGCAGCTAGGCCTTGGAGCAGTGCCCGACGCCGCATCGCTGACTCAGATTTTGGCCAGGTTGACGCCCAGTTCTTTGGCGTAAGCGCCCAGGCCCTTCTTCTGGATGGTTTTGAGGGCGCGGGTGGAGACGCGCAACTTGATAAAGCGGTTGCCTTCGGCCCACCACAGACGGCGTTCTTGCAGATTCACCTGCTGGAGCTTCTTGGTGCGCACGTGGGAGTGCGAGACGGCCATGCCGTTGTTGGCGCGCTTGCCGGTGAGCTGGCAGACCCGAGACATGACCGATTTCCGAAACGACTTGCTGGGCAACAGCCCAAGCTCCCACTGTATCAAGCCATCCGTGGGCCTTTCGGCAGGGCACGATGTGGCACCCAGCAAGGATCCTGCGCTGGCGAGTGCGCACACGGGCCCCCAGGTGTCGGATGTGACTGGCCAATTCGACCAACTCAGATATCTTTCGGACAGTTGTTGAACTGCGGTGTTCATCACCGTTTCCGGCCAGAAGGGTGGGGTTGCCAAGACCTGCACCAGCATCCACCTCGCCAGTGTCTGGGCGGATCGTGGCCGCTCGGTGTGCGTGGTGGATGCCGACCGCAACCGTTCCGCCCTGGCCTACCGCATCCGCGGTGAATTGCCCTTCCAAGTGGTGCCGGTGGAGGCCGCCGCTAAGGCCACCCGCTTTGCCGACGTTGTAATCACTGATGGCCAGGCCAGCAGTGACGAGGAGGAGCTGCGTCATCTGGCCGACGGATCCGATCTGGTACTACTGCCCACCGCTCCAAAGGCCCGCGCGGTGGAGCTTACCGTGGAGCTCGCCAAGTTGCTGCAGCGGGTGGGGGTGCCCCATGCCGTGCTGCTGGTGAAGGTGGATCTGCGTCAGCAGCGGGCGGCCCACGAAGCCCGCCAGGCGCTCGAAACCTTTGGGCTGCAGGTGCTCAGGGCCGAAATTCCCCTGCTGGCAGCCTTCGATAAGGCCGAAACCCAGGGATTGCCCGTGTTTGCCGCTATCGACGATCGCGGCCGGGCCGATCCCCGCCGCATGGCCGGTTGGTCGGCCTACCAGTCCGTTGCCCAGGAGATTGAATGCCTGATTTCGAAGCCCTCATCCGTCGCCAGCAGGAGCATCAGTCCACTGCCGCTGAGCGCCTGAGCCTTCTCCAGCCCACCACGACTAGCCAGGCAGTGGGAGCCCCGATCGCCTGGTTGGCCTTTGCCGGTGGTTTGGTGGGCTCCTTGCTTGGCACGGTTGGCTACCACTGGGCCCTGGCCCAGGGGTGGCTGCGGTTCTAGAGCCCCCGCTCCATAAGCTTGCCCATCAAATCGGAGCTGCGCTGCTGGAAGCCAGCCAGCTCGTTGGGCTCCAGGCCGCCCACCGCTAGGCGGGCTAATTCATAGACATGGCGGCCAAGATCATCGGCCAGCTGCTGGCTGGGCGAGCTGCCGCCACTGCCACCGGTTGTGATCACCGAACCGGCCGAGAGCTTGAGCAGGCCCTCCACCAGAGGGTGCTTGCGGTTTACCAGCAGCACGTGGTGATCGGGCAGGCCCGGCAGGCGCTGCTCCATCAGGGCGCCCATGTCGTTGATGCGGCGCATCTGCTCCGGCAGCAGGATCAGGGCGGCGGGGGAGTTGTCACCCTTGAGGGCCTGCACCTGGATGGTCACCTTGTCGTTGGCCAGAGCTGCTTTGAATAAATCGCGCAGCTTTTCGGAACTGTCCTTGCCGTCTGCGTCGCTGATCTCGCTTTCTTTCTCCTGCAGCGATTCATCCAGCTCGCTGTCCACCCGCTGGAACTTGAGCTCCTCATGGCGGTATTCCAGCCAGGGGATGAACTGGGTATCGATGAAGGTGTCGGCCAGCAGCACCTCGGCGCCCTGGCTCTTCCATAGAGCAAGGGCCCCAGCCTGGCCGGCCTCATCGGTGCAGTAGAGGATGCGCTTGTCGTTGGCGGCATCCAGGCGGGTGCGGTAGCCAGCCAGGGTGGTGTAAGCCTTGCCGCCTTCGCCTGGGATGGGGTCAATGCTCTCGACTTCGCCAGGCTCCTGCTCCGTGGGCGACGCACTAGTGCCAAACAGCACCAGATCGGCCACCTGGTCTGCGAATTTTTCATCCTCCATGGCGCCGATCTTGATGAAGGGGGCCAGCGACTCCCAGCTTTCGGCGTAGCGCTTGGGGTCGTCGCGATGGAGCTCCTTAAGCCGGTCGCCCACCTTCTTGGCCACGAAGCCACCGATCGAGCGCACGCGCCGGTCGGTCTGCAGGGCGGAGCGGCTTACGTTCAGGGGGATGTCGGGCGAATCGATCACGCCGCGCAGGGGCAGCAGGTAGCGGGGCACCACCTCCTTGATCGAATCGCTCACGAACACGTTGTTGCAGTAGAGCTTGATCTCGCCCTTCTCCCAGTCGGCCCGGCCAGTGGATTTGGGGAAAAACAGGATGCCCTGCAGGTTGTAGGGATAGTCGGTGTTGAGGTGCACCCACAGCAGGGGATCGCCCTGGAAGGGATAGAGGTAGCGGTAGAGCTCGATGTAGTCGTTATCGGTGAGATCCCTGGGGCTCTTGCGCCAAGGGGCTTCGCGCTTATTAACGGTTTCGCCTTCCAGCTGCACTTCCACCGGCAGGAAGTCGCAGTAGGTGGTTATTAAGGTGCGGATGCGGGCCGGCTCGATGTATTCGAGCTCCTCCTCCATCAGGTGCAGGATGACGTCGGTGCCTGGCTCGCTGCGCTCGGCCTGCTCCAGGCTGAAGTTGGGGGAGCCATCACAGCTCCAGCGCACCGCCTCCGCGCCAGCACTGGCGGAAAGGCTGACCAGCTCCACCTGCTTAGCCACCATGAAGCTGGAATAGAAGCCCAGGCCGAAGTGGCCGATGATCGCGTCGTTTTCCTGCTTGTATTTCTCGAGGAAGTCTTCGGCGCTGGAAAAGGCCACCTGGTTGATGTAGCGCTTCACCTCATCGACATTCATGCCGATGCCGTTGTCGGAGATGGTGAGGGTTTGGGCTTCGCGGTCGATGCGGATCGAAATCTTGGCTTCAGGCCCTTCGCTGCAGTCGCCAGCCATCGCCGCCATGCGCCGCTTGCTGATGGCATCCACGCCATTGCTCACCAGCTCCCGTAGAAAGACCTCATGGCCGCTGTAGACGGCCTTTTTGATGATCGGAAAGATGTTTTCGGTGTGGATCTGAATCTGGCCCTGTTCCAGCACCGTCATGGCAAGCGTTTTTGTCGTTGGGCCAAACCTTACGGAGCTTGGGCCTGCCGGCTCAAGGGCTCTGGGGGAGGGGTCTCCGAACTCACGCTTAGCTAAGTCTTAGCTTGGCTAAGTGATGAACCGCACAGCCTTCCTCCTCTCTCCTCCCTCCTGCCCCGCTCAGCCTGCCTGCTGCAGCTCGGGCTTTTCTTCGGCAAGGATGGCCCCCTGCACGGGACACACCTGCAGGCAGATGCCGCAATCGATGCAGGTGTCAAAGTCGATCCAATAAAAGTTTGTGCCCTTGCTGTTGGCACCTTGGCCGGGGTTGATGCAAGCCACAGGGCAGGCATCCACGCAATCGGCTACGCCCTCGCAGACGTTGGTAACGATCGTGTGAGCCATTGACGAATCCTAAACAGCGATCCAAACGGTACGGCCGCAGCCGCGGGCTTCGCCTAGGGCTTCAGCTTCAGCTTGATTGGCGCAGGCGCCGCTGAGCAGTTCGGCGCAGATGCCCATCTGGTGCAGGGCTTCGAGGTGATCGAGGGCTGCGGCCAGGTCTTGGTGACAGCCATAGGCCACCAGCACCGGCAGGCGGCTTTCCAGCGCCGGTGCCACCAGCTCCCGCACCGCTCCCACATCGAAGCCAAAGCCCACTCCCGCAGCCTCGCTCGGCTCTGGGCAAAAGCGACCCACCAGGGCGTCGTAACGACCGCCGCTGGCAATCTCCACCGGCACCTCCTGGCCCTGGCAGACCAGCTTCAGCACCAGG
Encoded here:
- the ilvA gene encoding threonine ammonia-lyase, biosynthetic, with the protein product MSEAPESYLQRILRARVYDVAIESPLDPAPNLSARLHNRVLLKREDLQPVFSFKLRGAYNKMAGLSPAELERGVIAASAGNHAQGVALAAQKLGCRAVIVMPVTTPEMKVKAVAARGAEVVLHGDNYDAACTEATRLGLERGLSFIHPFDDPDVIAGQGTIGLEILRQCSSPPDVIYVAVGGGGLIAGIGAYVKTLWPQVQIVGVEPVDADAMTRSLAAGERVQLEQVGLFADGVAVRRVGELTFELAQQTVDRMVTVDTDAICAAIKDVFEDTRSILEPAGALAIAGMKRDVVQQGLHGQTLVAVACGANMNFDRLRFVAERTEIGEDREAMLAVEIPEQTGSLRRFCGVLGQRSLSEFSYRLADPRVAHIFVGVQTSGTADEQQLINDVQNAGFPCLDLSNNELAKLHLRHMVGGRLPASAGPALEQGEELLYRFEFPEKPGALMAFVNALHANWNISIFHYRNHGADVGRIVVGVQVPRADRPAWQEFLDGLGYQHWDESANPAYKLFLGPSSAPLPALA
- the dxs gene encoding 1-deoxy-D-xylulose-5-phosphate synthase, encoding MHLSELSHPNQLHGLSTAELEAIARQIRERHLEVVSTIGGHLGPGLGVVELTLALYQTLDLDHDKVVWDVGHQAYPHKLITGRYKDFDSLRQKNGVAGYLKRSESRFDHFGAGHASTSISAALGMALARDRRGEDFKCVAVIGDGALTGGMALEAINHAGHLPKTKLVVVLNDNDMSISPPVGALSTYLNRMRLSPPLQFLQGNAEEAIKHLPFLHGELPNELKTLKESMKRLAVPKVGAVFEELGFTYIGPIDGHDIAGMVRTFEQAHRTEGPVLVHVATTKGKGYAYAEADQVGYHAQSAFDLATGKAYPSSKPKPPSYSKVFGQTLVKLCEQDPTVVGITAAMATGTGLDLLEKAFPAQYFDVGIAEQHAVTMAAGMACEGLKPVVAIYSTFLQRAFDQLIHDVGIQNLPVTFVLDRAGIVGADGPTHQGQYDISYLRAVPNFTVMAPKDEAELQRMLVTSIHHSGPCALRIPRGEGEGVPLAEEGFEPLEIGRGELLTDGDDLLIVAYGAMVAPAMATAGLLQEKGIRAAVINARFLRPLDEALILPLAQRIGKVVTMEEGALAGGFGAAVVETLSDHDVLVPVLRIGIPDQLVDHASPEQSKQSLGLTPPQMAERIITRFGAPLQSSLPAPAAPVAV
- a CDS encoding NAD(P)/FAD-dependent oxidoreductase, with translation MLPFRAASLLRLRLLLFEPEPYDCEVLVVGAGPSGAELARLLAQAGVDVLLVDRLRHLGQAAFSSAALPLETLDRFGIPAQVVAARWSGWQLVGPGEQRRLWSAGQPLGAVLDFGALRQWLADQAQSWGARLQLGVTALGWHQDGAGVCTVVRDGAAGRRLLRSRWLVDASGEGRALIGEQASLADPLVAGLGVEWLLQVDPEQQRPWADRLSFFLGSDWVRQGYGWVFPMAQGQLKVGVCRLVDPSRAQPALALELGALLRRCGLGQAEVLDRHGGRIRSTLRRQDPHRLGRLIGLGDAVSTANLLGGEGIRHALTSARVLAPLLLKALAKPADSAGLDRYPSLLRRELGWRWSLSGRLARRTWLGLADAGADARLERLLAGLQTRRAEDLSALLFDYRFERYGLKALPYLLGWR
- the psaK gene encoding photosystem I reaction center subunit PsaK; translated protein: MIAPLLALAPATISWSPKVALVMIVCNVIAIAVGKATIQHQNVGLKLPSAGLFGGFSHGAMLGTLSLGHILGMGAILGLASRGVV
- a CDS encoding DUF3593 domain-containing protein; its protein translation is MSGPLGWLAGIDPTPLFVLSLLPYLAFLWWAGRIEGFPKLALRGFQFTLVFVAVTIAAAIVAQLRYGELLANVDPLHGGAESLLTISNLLVVLGFSGIGAVITAQPPRS
- a CDS encoding DUF2499 domain-containing protein, giving the protein MHALSLPTWWIHVTSVLEWVVAMVAVQRLGVVRREGGWRWLSLAMLPALVSAMAACTWHLFDNSPKLQGLVVFQAGLTTIGNAALALAAWNLLRQQRQAAP
- the csaB gene encoding polysaccharide pyruvyl transferase CsaB — its product is MRVIRAAKTDQSAQRLLLCGYYGEHNLGDDALLEVLLAQMPAGYQATVTAHDGALVRQRFGVDTVPRRSLPLVLKALRRCRALVLGGGSLLQDSTSFKSLLYYAALIGAARLQDKPVLLWGQGLGPLQRRRSRLLVGRLLRLATAVSWRDPESAALARSLGREGPVGSDPVWALAPQQWRGRGGPLVLCFRPTRQLQGSAWRPYLAALDQLAASHDREVIWLPFHANQDRGLLEQLRSEQLLPPGLAARSREVLAERPQEAMAICSGAGLVVAMRLHGLILAALSGAPCAALSYDPKVAAAAANLGCPCQSLDAAPSPAVLASWDGALDTPPPASRLLELRQQSEVHQQVFACLEPRACL
- a CDS encoding peroxiredoxin; the encoded protein is MRRRALLQGLAALLPATAGASSLLAFSRQAFALGGTLPTLNQSAPGFDLAGIAPAAGGEAVPTRLNLADFQGRWLVLYFYPRDFTGGCTIEARGFQKDLASFSAANAAVVGVSADDAESHADFCSSEGLAFPLLSDPAGTVSRAYGSWIAPFSQRHTFLIDPSGILRSTWVAVRPSGHSAEVLSALQQFQAS
- the rpmB gene encoding 50S ribosomal protein L28, whose translation is MSRVCQLTGKRANNGMAVSHSHVRTKKLQQVNLQERRLWWAEGNRFIKLRVSTRALKTIQKKGLGAYAKELGVNLAKI
- a CDS encoding ParA family protein — its product is MFITVSGQKGGVAKTCTSIHLASVWADRGRSVCVVDADRNRSALAYRIRGELPFQVVPVEAAAKATRFADVVITDGQASSDEEELRHLADGSDLVLLPTAPKARAVELTVELAKLLQRVGVPHAVLLVKVDLRQQRAAHEARQALETFGLQVLRAEIPLLAAFDKAETQGLPVFAAIDDRGRADPRRMAGWSAYQSVAQEIECLISKPSSVASRSISPLPLSA
- the htpG gene encoding molecular chaperone HtpG — translated: MTVLEQGQIQIHTENIFPIIKKAVYSGHEVFLRELVSNGVDAISKRRMAAMAGDCSEGPEAKISIRIDREAQTLTISDNGIGMNVDEVKRYINQVAFSSAEDFLEKYKQENDAIIGHFGLGFYSSFMVAKQVELVSLSASAGAEAVRWSCDGSPNFSLEQAERSEPGTDVILHLMEEELEYIEPARIRTLITTYCDFLPVEVQLEGETVNKREAPWRKSPRDLTDNDYIELYRYLYPFQGDPLLWVHLNTDYPYNLQGILFFPKSTGRADWEKGEIKLYCNNVFVSDSIKEVVPRYLLPLRGVIDSPDIPLNVSRSALQTDRRVRSIGGFVAKKVGDRLKELHRDDPKRYAESWESLAPFIKIGAMEDEKFADQVADLVLFGTSASPTEQEPGEVESIDPIPGEGGKAYTTLAGYRTRLDAANDKRILYCTDEAGQAGALALWKSQGAEVLLADTFIDTQFIPWLEYRHEELKFQRVDSELDESLQEKESEISDADGKDSSEKLRDLFKAALANDKVTIQVQALKGDNSPAALILLPEQMRRINDMGALMEQRLPGLPDHHVLLVNRKHPLVEGLLKLSAGSVITTGGSGGSSPSQQLADDLGRHVYELARLAVGGLEPNELAGFQQRSSDLMGKLMERGL
- a CDS encoding indolepyruvate ferredoxin oxidoreductase subunit alpha — translated: MAHTIVTNVCEGVADCVDACPVACINPGQGANSKGTNFYWIDFDTCIDCGICLQVCPVQGAILAEEKPELQQAG